CGGGACCAGCATCGTCCGAAACTGCTTTTGAACCCGATATTTTCAGTGTACGCAGAATCAAGGTAGCGCCGGCCGTTTGCCTGTTTGGTTTCTTGTCTATGATATATGCCGTATTGCGTAAGCCTAAAACAAAAGTAGAACAATAAAGAAGTATGAGTTGGTTAGAAGCATTGATTCTTGGGCTGATTCAGGGACTGACAGAGTACTTGCCTGTAAGTAGTAGTGGCCATTTGGCCATTGGGTCGGCATTGTTTGGGATACAGGGGGAGGAGAATCTGGCATTCACGATTGTGGTACATGTAGCTACGGTGTGTAGCACGCTGGTGATTTTATGGAAAGAGATAGACTGGATTTTCCGCGGGTTGTTCAAGTTTCAGATGAACGACGAGACGCGATATGTCATCAACATATTGATTTCAATGATACCGATTGGTATCGTAGGAGTGTTCTTTAAGGATTATGTGGA
The Bacteroides caecimuris DNA segment above includes these coding regions:
- a CDS encoding DUF3098 domain-containing protein: MSDKQKFAFDKVNFILLAIGMAIVIIGFLLMTGPASSETAFEPDIFSVRRIKVAPAVCLFGFLSMIYAVLRKPKTKVEQ